A single Vanacampus margaritifer isolate UIUO_Vmar chromosome 7, RoL_Vmar_1.0, whole genome shotgun sequence DNA region contains:
- the fip1l1b gene encoding pre-mRNA 3'-end-processing factor FIP1 isoform X1 has protein sequence MSAAEEADKTANTDASAGDEEEEWLYGDENESKEEEEEEAKPAAAADSAPAEAPTEEAAEHATGNGVASESQATEDAAGDDGESDSDSDDDDDDVRVTIGDIKTGAPQYAPYGAPPVNLNIKTPGSRPYGQVTTKLKGVDLEAPGNINGVPVLEADMELFEEKPWRKPGADLSDYFNYGFNEDTWKAYCEKQKRLRMGLEVSTIGLVTSKITVQQGRTGNEKEISNVSLHTSKSDFPSTANLYKSTTSQVPRISSSQWTGPPVPDMSYYPKTSGTIDVIGGGTATISRVEGRRRHNLEGNNIQVISEHSTSDGDPPTTKMPTFFPPGPLPPNIPPPPFLPPPPNVSSAPPLIPPPRLPITVPPPGFPPPPTGPPPSIIPTMDSHGGGYDGRSLPPYPFPQGAYPPPMTGGVPTPWPPLMDNSKPWDYYSRRDDKRDKDRERPRERTHERERERERDHSPAVMGYTSDEERYRYREYQERGYADRHRERASREKEDRHRERRHREKDEGRHKSSRSSSSRRRHDSEEADSHRRHKHKKSKRSKEGKEASEDMGGDQENQEAME, from the exons ATGTCTGCCGCCGAAGAAGCGGACAAAACGGCCAATACGGATGCTAGCGCTGGAGACGAGGAGGAAGAATGGCTCTATGGAG ATGAAAATGAgagcaaagaagaagaggaggaagaagccaagccggctgctgctgctgacag tgctcCTGCTGAGGCCCCTACTGAAGAAGCTGCCGAACATGCCACAGGAAACGGCGTGGCGTCCGAG TCACAGGCCACTGAGGACGCTGCAGGCGATGATGGGGAGAGTGACAGCGACagcgatgacgatgatgacgatgtcCGCGTCACCATTGGAGACATTAAAACCGGGGCCCCACAATACGC ACCATATGGTGCTCCACCTGTCAAtctcaacattaaaacacctggcTCCAGACCTTATGGACAAG TTACCACAAAACTGAAAGGAGTGGATCTTGAAGCTCCTGGTAACATTAACGGTGTCCCGGTGCTAGAAGCGGATATGGAATTATTTGAAGAGAAGCCCTGGAGGAAACCGG GTGCGGATTTGTCCGACTACTTCAACTATGGCTTTAATGAAGACACATGGAAGGCTTACTGTGAGAAACAAAAGCGATTGCGCATGGGCCTGGAAGTCTCAACCATAGGCTTGGTGACGAGTAAAATTACT GTCCAACAAGGCAGGACAGGCAACGAAAAGGAGATATCAAATGTTTCTCTTCACACTTCCAAATCTGACTTCCCTTCAACGGCCAACCTGTACAAGTCTACCACCAGTCAAGTCCCCAG GATCTCTTCCTCTCAGTGGACTGGCCCGCCTGTCCCCGATATGTCCTATTATCC GAAGACGAGCGGTACCATAGATGTAATTGGTGGAGGGACAGCCACCATCAGCAGGGTCGAAGGGCGGCGCAGGCACAACCTTGAGGGCAATAACATCCAG GTGATCTCTGAACACTCCACATCTGACGGCGATCCCCCTACCACAAAGATGCCCACCTTCTTCCCCCCTGGACCACTGCCTCCAAACATCCCCCCGCCTCCTTTCCTGCCCCCACCACCCAACGTCAGCTCGGCACCCCCTCTCATCCCGCCGCCCC GATTGCCCATCACTGTTCCCCCCCCTGGGTTTCCTCCTCCACCTACTGGTCCACCGCCTTCAATTATTCCTACTATGGACAG CCATGGCGGAGGTTACGACGGACGCTCTCTCCCCCCGTATCCCTTCCCTCAAG GTGCATACCCTCCCCCCATGACTGGAGGTGTGCCTACTCCCTGGCCCCCGTTGATGGACAACTCCAAACCGTGGGACTACTATTCCCGTCGGGATGACAAGCGCGACAAGGACAGAGAGCGGCCCAGAGAGAGGACGCACGAGCGGGAACGAGAGCGAGAACGAGATCACAGCCCCGCAGTGATGGGCTACACAAG CGACGAGGAGCGCTATCGTTACCGCGAGTACCAGGAACGCGGTTACGCGGACCGCCATCGTGAGCGTGCGAGCCGCGAGAAGGAGGACCGACACCGAGAGAGGCGGCATCGGGAGAAAGACGAGGGACGGCACAAGTCATCTCGCAG cagcagcagcaggaggaggcATGACAGTGAAGAGGCCGACAGCCACCGGAGGCACAAACACAAGAAGAGCAAGAGGAGCAAGGAGGGCAAAGAGGCCAGCGAAGACATGGGAGGAGACCAAGAGAACCAGGAGGCCATGGAGTGA
- the fip1l1b gene encoding pre-mRNA 3'-end-processing factor FIP1 isoform X3, with the protein MSAAEEADKTANTDASAGDEEEEWLYGDENESKEEEEEEAKPAAAADSAPAEAPTEEAAEHATGNGVASEATEDAAGDDGESDSDSDDDDDDVRVTIGDIKTGAPQYAPYGAPPVNLNIKTPGSRPYGQVTTKLKGVDLEAPGNINGVPVLEADMELFEEKPWRKPGADLSDYFNYGFNEDTWKAYCEKQKRLRMGLEVSTIGLVTSKITVQQGRTGNEKEISNVSLHTSKSDFPSTANLYKSTTSQVPRISSSQWTGPPVPDMSYYPKTSGTIDVIGGGTATISRVEGRRRHNLEGNNIQVISEHSTSDGDPPTTKMPTFFPPGPLPPNIPPPPFLPPPPNVSSAPPLIPPPRLPITVPPPGFPPPPTGPPPSIIPTMDSHGGGYDGRSLPPYPFPQGAYPPPMTGGVPTPWPPLMDNSKPWDYYSRRDDKRDKDRERPRERTHERERERERDHSPAVMGYTSDEERYRYREYQERGYADRHRERASREKEDRHRERRHREKDEGRHKSSRSSSSRRRHDSEEADSHRRHKHKKSKRSKEGKEASEDMGGDQENQEAME; encoded by the exons ATGTCTGCCGCCGAAGAAGCGGACAAAACGGCCAATACGGATGCTAGCGCTGGAGACGAGGAGGAAGAATGGCTCTATGGAG ATGAAAATGAgagcaaagaagaagaggaggaagaagccaagccggctgctgctgctgacag tgctcCTGCTGAGGCCCCTACTGAAGAAGCTGCCGAACATGCCACAGGAAACGGCGTGGCGTCCGAG GCCACTGAGGACGCTGCAGGCGATGATGGGGAGAGTGACAGCGACagcgatgacgatgatgacgatgtcCGCGTCACCATTGGAGACATTAAAACCGGGGCCCCACAATACGC ACCATATGGTGCTCCACCTGTCAAtctcaacattaaaacacctggcTCCAGACCTTATGGACAAG TTACCACAAAACTGAAAGGAGTGGATCTTGAAGCTCCTGGTAACATTAACGGTGTCCCGGTGCTAGAAGCGGATATGGAATTATTTGAAGAGAAGCCCTGGAGGAAACCGG GTGCGGATTTGTCCGACTACTTCAACTATGGCTTTAATGAAGACACATGGAAGGCTTACTGTGAGAAACAAAAGCGATTGCGCATGGGCCTGGAAGTCTCAACCATAGGCTTGGTGACGAGTAAAATTACT GTCCAACAAGGCAGGACAGGCAACGAAAAGGAGATATCAAATGTTTCTCTTCACACTTCCAAATCTGACTTCCCTTCAACGGCCAACCTGTACAAGTCTACCACCAGTCAAGTCCCCAG GATCTCTTCCTCTCAGTGGACTGGCCCGCCTGTCCCCGATATGTCCTATTATCC GAAGACGAGCGGTACCATAGATGTAATTGGTGGAGGGACAGCCACCATCAGCAGGGTCGAAGGGCGGCGCAGGCACAACCTTGAGGGCAATAACATCCAG GTGATCTCTGAACACTCCACATCTGACGGCGATCCCCCTACCACAAAGATGCCCACCTTCTTCCCCCCTGGACCACTGCCTCCAAACATCCCCCCGCCTCCTTTCCTGCCCCCACCACCCAACGTCAGCTCGGCACCCCCTCTCATCCCGCCGCCCC GATTGCCCATCACTGTTCCCCCCCCTGGGTTTCCTCCTCCACCTACTGGTCCACCGCCTTCAATTATTCCTACTATGGACAG CCATGGCGGAGGTTACGACGGACGCTCTCTCCCCCCGTATCCCTTCCCTCAAG GTGCATACCCTCCCCCCATGACTGGAGGTGTGCCTACTCCCTGGCCCCCGTTGATGGACAACTCCAAACCGTGGGACTACTATTCCCGTCGGGATGACAAGCGCGACAAGGACAGAGAGCGGCCCAGAGAGAGGACGCACGAGCGGGAACGAGAGCGAGAACGAGATCACAGCCCCGCAGTGATGGGCTACACAAG CGACGAGGAGCGCTATCGTTACCGCGAGTACCAGGAACGCGGTTACGCGGACCGCCATCGTGAGCGTGCGAGCCGCGAGAAGGAGGACCGACACCGAGAGAGGCGGCATCGGGAGAAAGACGAGGGACGGCACAAGTCATCTCGCAG cagcagcagcaggaggaggcATGACAGTGAAGAGGCCGACAGCCACCGGAGGCACAAACACAAGAAGAGCAAGAGGAGCAAGGAGGGCAAAGAGGCCAGCGAAGACATGGGAGGAGACCAAGAGAACCAGGAGGCCATGGAGTGA
- the fip1l1b gene encoding pre-mRNA 3'-end-processing factor FIP1 isoform X4 produces MSAAEEADKTANTDASAGDEEEEWLYGDENESKEEEEEEAKPAAAADSAPAEAPTEEAAEHATGNGVASESQATEDAAGDDGESDSDSDDDDDDVRVTIGDIKTGAPQYAPYGAPPVNLNIKTPGSRPYGQVTTKLKGVDLEAPGNINGVPVLEADMELFEEKPWRKPGADLSDYFNYGFNEDTWKAYCEKQKRLRMGLEVSTIGLVTSKITVQQGRTGNEKEISNVSLHTSKSDFPSTANLYKSTTSQVPRKTSGTIDVIGGGTATISRVEGRRRHNLEGNNIQVISEHSTSDGDPPTTKMPTFFPPGPLPPNIPPPPFLPPPPNVSSAPPLIPPPRLPITVPPPGFPPPPTGPPPSIIPTMDSHGGGYDGRSLPPYPFPQGAYPPPMTGGVPTPWPPLMDNSKPWDYYSRRDDKRDKDRERPRERTHERERERERDHSPAVMGYTSDEERYRYREYQERGYADRHRERASREKEDRHRERRHREKDEGRHKSSRSSSSRRRHDSEEADSHRRHKHKKSKRSKEGKEASEDMGGDQENQEAME; encoded by the exons ATGTCTGCCGCCGAAGAAGCGGACAAAACGGCCAATACGGATGCTAGCGCTGGAGACGAGGAGGAAGAATGGCTCTATGGAG ATGAAAATGAgagcaaagaagaagaggaggaagaagccaagccggctgctgctgctgacag tgctcCTGCTGAGGCCCCTACTGAAGAAGCTGCCGAACATGCCACAGGAAACGGCGTGGCGTCCGAG TCACAGGCCACTGAGGACGCTGCAGGCGATGATGGGGAGAGTGACAGCGACagcgatgacgatgatgacgatgtcCGCGTCACCATTGGAGACATTAAAACCGGGGCCCCACAATACGC ACCATATGGTGCTCCACCTGTCAAtctcaacattaaaacacctggcTCCAGACCTTATGGACAAG TTACCACAAAACTGAAAGGAGTGGATCTTGAAGCTCCTGGTAACATTAACGGTGTCCCGGTGCTAGAAGCGGATATGGAATTATTTGAAGAGAAGCCCTGGAGGAAACCGG GTGCGGATTTGTCCGACTACTTCAACTATGGCTTTAATGAAGACACATGGAAGGCTTACTGTGAGAAACAAAAGCGATTGCGCATGGGCCTGGAAGTCTCAACCATAGGCTTGGTGACGAGTAAAATTACT GTCCAACAAGGCAGGACAGGCAACGAAAAGGAGATATCAAATGTTTCTCTTCACACTTCCAAATCTGACTTCCCTTCAACGGCCAACCTGTACAAGTCTACCACCAGTCAAGTCCCCAG GAAGACGAGCGGTACCATAGATGTAATTGGTGGAGGGACAGCCACCATCAGCAGGGTCGAAGGGCGGCGCAGGCACAACCTTGAGGGCAATAACATCCAG GTGATCTCTGAACACTCCACATCTGACGGCGATCCCCCTACCACAAAGATGCCCACCTTCTTCCCCCCTGGACCACTGCCTCCAAACATCCCCCCGCCTCCTTTCCTGCCCCCACCACCCAACGTCAGCTCGGCACCCCCTCTCATCCCGCCGCCCC GATTGCCCATCACTGTTCCCCCCCCTGGGTTTCCTCCTCCACCTACTGGTCCACCGCCTTCAATTATTCCTACTATGGACAG CCATGGCGGAGGTTACGACGGACGCTCTCTCCCCCCGTATCCCTTCCCTCAAG GTGCATACCCTCCCCCCATGACTGGAGGTGTGCCTACTCCCTGGCCCCCGTTGATGGACAACTCCAAACCGTGGGACTACTATTCCCGTCGGGATGACAAGCGCGACAAGGACAGAGAGCGGCCCAGAGAGAGGACGCACGAGCGGGAACGAGAGCGAGAACGAGATCACAGCCCCGCAGTGATGGGCTACACAAG CGACGAGGAGCGCTATCGTTACCGCGAGTACCAGGAACGCGGTTACGCGGACCGCCATCGTGAGCGTGCGAGCCGCGAGAAGGAGGACCGACACCGAGAGAGGCGGCATCGGGAGAAAGACGAGGGACGGCACAAGTCATCTCGCAG cagcagcagcaggaggaggcATGACAGTGAAGAGGCCGACAGCCACCGGAGGCACAAACACAAGAAGAGCAAGAGGAGCAAGGAGGGCAAAGAGGCCAGCGAAGACATGGGAGGAGACCAAGAGAACCAGGAGGCCATGGAGTGA
- the fip1l1b gene encoding pre-mRNA 3'-end-processing factor FIP1 isoform X5, with amino-acid sequence MSAAEEADKTANTDASAGDEEEEWLYGDENESKEEEEEEAKPAAAADSAPAEAPTEEAAEHATGNGVASEATEDAAGDDGESDSDSDDDDDDVRVTIGDIKTGAPQYAPYGAPPVNLNIKTPGSRPYGQVTTKLKGVDLEAPGNINGVPVLEADMELFEEKPWRKPGADLSDYFNYGFNEDTWKAYCEKQKRLRMGLEVSTIGLVTSKITVQQGRTGNEKEISNVSLHTSKSDFPSTANLYKSTTSQVPRKTSGTIDVIGGGTATISRVEGRRRHNLEGNNIQVISEHSTSDGDPPTTKMPTFFPPGPLPPNIPPPPFLPPPPNVSSAPPLIPPPRLPITVPPPGFPPPPTGPPPSIIPTMDSHGGGYDGRSLPPYPFPQGAYPPPMTGGVPTPWPPLMDNSKPWDYYSRRDDKRDKDRERPRERTHERERERERDHSPAVMGYTSDEERYRYREYQERGYADRHRERASREKEDRHRERRHREKDEGRHKSSRSSSSRRRHDSEEADSHRRHKHKKSKRSKEGKEASEDMGGDQENQEAME; translated from the exons ATGTCTGCCGCCGAAGAAGCGGACAAAACGGCCAATACGGATGCTAGCGCTGGAGACGAGGAGGAAGAATGGCTCTATGGAG ATGAAAATGAgagcaaagaagaagaggaggaagaagccaagccggctgctgctgctgacag tgctcCTGCTGAGGCCCCTACTGAAGAAGCTGCCGAACATGCCACAGGAAACGGCGTGGCGTCCGAG GCCACTGAGGACGCTGCAGGCGATGATGGGGAGAGTGACAGCGACagcgatgacgatgatgacgatgtcCGCGTCACCATTGGAGACATTAAAACCGGGGCCCCACAATACGC ACCATATGGTGCTCCACCTGTCAAtctcaacattaaaacacctggcTCCAGACCTTATGGACAAG TTACCACAAAACTGAAAGGAGTGGATCTTGAAGCTCCTGGTAACATTAACGGTGTCCCGGTGCTAGAAGCGGATATGGAATTATTTGAAGAGAAGCCCTGGAGGAAACCGG GTGCGGATTTGTCCGACTACTTCAACTATGGCTTTAATGAAGACACATGGAAGGCTTACTGTGAGAAACAAAAGCGATTGCGCATGGGCCTGGAAGTCTCAACCATAGGCTTGGTGACGAGTAAAATTACT GTCCAACAAGGCAGGACAGGCAACGAAAAGGAGATATCAAATGTTTCTCTTCACACTTCCAAATCTGACTTCCCTTCAACGGCCAACCTGTACAAGTCTACCACCAGTCAAGTCCCCAG GAAGACGAGCGGTACCATAGATGTAATTGGTGGAGGGACAGCCACCATCAGCAGGGTCGAAGGGCGGCGCAGGCACAACCTTGAGGGCAATAACATCCAG GTGATCTCTGAACACTCCACATCTGACGGCGATCCCCCTACCACAAAGATGCCCACCTTCTTCCCCCCTGGACCACTGCCTCCAAACATCCCCCCGCCTCCTTTCCTGCCCCCACCACCCAACGTCAGCTCGGCACCCCCTCTCATCCCGCCGCCCC GATTGCCCATCACTGTTCCCCCCCCTGGGTTTCCTCCTCCACCTACTGGTCCACCGCCTTCAATTATTCCTACTATGGACAG CCATGGCGGAGGTTACGACGGACGCTCTCTCCCCCCGTATCCCTTCCCTCAAG GTGCATACCCTCCCCCCATGACTGGAGGTGTGCCTACTCCCTGGCCCCCGTTGATGGACAACTCCAAACCGTGGGACTACTATTCCCGTCGGGATGACAAGCGCGACAAGGACAGAGAGCGGCCCAGAGAGAGGACGCACGAGCGGGAACGAGAGCGAGAACGAGATCACAGCCCCGCAGTGATGGGCTACACAAG CGACGAGGAGCGCTATCGTTACCGCGAGTACCAGGAACGCGGTTACGCGGACCGCCATCGTGAGCGTGCGAGCCGCGAGAAGGAGGACCGACACCGAGAGAGGCGGCATCGGGAGAAAGACGAGGGACGGCACAAGTCATCTCGCAG cagcagcagcaggaggaggcATGACAGTGAAGAGGCCGACAGCCACCGGAGGCACAAACACAAGAAGAGCAAGAGGAGCAAGGAGGGCAAAGAGGCCAGCGAAGACATGGGAGGAGACCAAGAGAACCAGGAGGCCATGGAGTGA
- the fip1l1b gene encoding pre-mRNA 3'-end-processing factor FIP1 isoform X7, whose translation MSAAEEADKTANTDASAGDEEEEWLYGDENESKEEEEEEAKPAAAADSAPAEAPTEEAAEHATGNGVASESQATEDAAGDDGESDSDSDDDDDDVRVTIGDIKTGAPQYAPYGAPPVNLNIKTPGSRPYGQVTTKLKGVDLEAPGNINGVPVLEADMELFEEKPWRKPGADLSDYFNYGFNEDTWKAYCEKQKRLRMGLEVSTIGLVTSKITVQQGRTGNEKEISNVSLHTSKSDFPSTANLYKSTTSQVPRKTSGTIDVIGGGTATISRVEGRRRHNLEGNNIQVISEHSTSDGDPPTTKMPTFFPPGPLPPNIPPPPFLPPPPNVSSAPPLIPPPRLPITVPPPGFPPPPTGPPPSIIPTMDSHGGGYDGRSLPPYPFPQGAYPPPMTGGVPTPWPPLMDNSKPWDYYSRRDDKRDKDRERPRERTHERERERERDHSPAVMGYTSDEERYRYREYQERGYADRHRERASREKEDRHRERRHREKDEGRHKSSRSSSRRRHDSEEADSHRRHKHKKSKRSKEGKEASEDMGGDQENQEAME comes from the exons ATGTCTGCCGCCGAAGAAGCGGACAAAACGGCCAATACGGATGCTAGCGCTGGAGACGAGGAGGAAGAATGGCTCTATGGAG ATGAAAATGAgagcaaagaagaagaggaggaagaagccaagccggctgctgctgctgacag tgctcCTGCTGAGGCCCCTACTGAAGAAGCTGCCGAACATGCCACAGGAAACGGCGTGGCGTCCGAG TCACAGGCCACTGAGGACGCTGCAGGCGATGATGGGGAGAGTGACAGCGACagcgatgacgatgatgacgatgtcCGCGTCACCATTGGAGACATTAAAACCGGGGCCCCACAATACGC ACCATATGGTGCTCCACCTGTCAAtctcaacattaaaacacctggcTCCAGACCTTATGGACAAG TTACCACAAAACTGAAAGGAGTGGATCTTGAAGCTCCTGGTAACATTAACGGTGTCCCGGTGCTAGAAGCGGATATGGAATTATTTGAAGAGAAGCCCTGGAGGAAACCGG GTGCGGATTTGTCCGACTACTTCAACTATGGCTTTAATGAAGACACATGGAAGGCTTACTGTGAGAAACAAAAGCGATTGCGCATGGGCCTGGAAGTCTCAACCATAGGCTTGGTGACGAGTAAAATTACT GTCCAACAAGGCAGGACAGGCAACGAAAAGGAGATATCAAATGTTTCTCTTCACACTTCCAAATCTGACTTCCCTTCAACGGCCAACCTGTACAAGTCTACCACCAGTCAAGTCCCCAG GAAGACGAGCGGTACCATAGATGTAATTGGTGGAGGGACAGCCACCATCAGCAGGGTCGAAGGGCGGCGCAGGCACAACCTTGAGGGCAATAACATCCAG GTGATCTCTGAACACTCCACATCTGACGGCGATCCCCCTACCACAAAGATGCCCACCTTCTTCCCCCCTGGACCACTGCCTCCAAACATCCCCCCGCCTCCTTTCCTGCCCCCACCACCCAACGTCAGCTCGGCACCCCCTCTCATCCCGCCGCCCC GATTGCCCATCACTGTTCCCCCCCCTGGGTTTCCTCCTCCACCTACTGGTCCACCGCCTTCAATTATTCCTACTATGGACAG CCATGGCGGAGGTTACGACGGACGCTCTCTCCCCCCGTATCCCTTCCCTCAAG GTGCATACCCTCCCCCCATGACTGGAGGTGTGCCTACTCCCTGGCCCCCGTTGATGGACAACTCCAAACCGTGGGACTACTATTCCCGTCGGGATGACAAGCGCGACAAGGACAGAGAGCGGCCCAGAGAGAGGACGCACGAGCGGGAACGAGAGCGAGAACGAGATCACAGCCCCGCAGTGATGGGCTACACAAG CGACGAGGAGCGCTATCGTTACCGCGAGTACCAGGAACGCGGTTACGCGGACCGCCATCGTGAGCGTGCGAGCCGCGAGAAGGAGGACCGACACCGAGAGAGGCGGCATCGGGAGAAAGACGAGGGACGGCACAAGTCATCTCGCAG cagcagcaggaggaggcATGACAGTGAAGAGGCCGACAGCCACCGGAGGCACAAACACAAGAAGAGCAAGAGGAGCAAGGAGGGCAAAGAGGCCAGCGAAGACATGGGAGGAGACCAAGAGAACCAGGAGGCCATGGAGTGA
- the fip1l1b gene encoding pre-mRNA 3'-end-processing factor FIP1 isoform X2 — protein MSAAEEADKTANTDASAGDEEEEWLYGDENESKEEEEEEAKPAAAADSAPAEAPTEEAAEHATGNGVASESQATEDAAGDDGESDSDSDDDDDDVRVTIGDIKTGAPQYAPYGAPPVNLNIKTPGSRPYGQVTTKLKGVDLEAPGNINGVPVLEADMELFEEKPWRKPGADLSDYFNYGFNEDTWKAYCEKQKRLRMGLEVSTIGLVTSKITVQQGRTGNEKEISNVSLHTSKSDFPSTANLYKSTTSQVPRISSSQWTGPPVPDMSYYPKTSGTIDVIGGGTATISRVEGRRRHNLEGNNIQVISEHSTSDGDPPTTKMPTFFPPGPLPPNIPPPPFLPPPPNVSSAPPLIPPPRLPITVPPPGFPPPPTGPPPSIIPTMDSHGGGYDGRSLPPYPFPQGAYPPPMTGGVPTPWPPLMDNSKPWDYYSRRDDKRDKDRERPRERTHERERERERDHSPAVMGYTSDEERYRYREYQERGYADRHRERASREKEDRHRERRHREKDEGRHKSSRSSSRRRHDSEEADSHRRHKHKKSKRSKEGKEASEDMGGDQENQEAME, from the exons ATGTCTGCCGCCGAAGAAGCGGACAAAACGGCCAATACGGATGCTAGCGCTGGAGACGAGGAGGAAGAATGGCTCTATGGAG ATGAAAATGAgagcaaagaagaagaggaggaagaagccaagccggctgctgctgctgacag tgctcCTGCTGAGGCCCCTACTGAAGAAGCTGCCGAACATGCCACAGGAAACGGCGTGGCGTCCGAG TCACAGGCCACTGAGGACGCTGCAGGCGATGATGGGGAGAGTGACAGCGACagcgatgacgatgatgacgatgtcCGCGTCACCATTGGAGACATTAAAACCGGGGCCCCACAATACGC ACCATATGGTGCTCCACCTGTCAAtctcaacattaaaacacctggcTCCAGACCTTATGGACAAG TTACCACAAAACTGAAAGGAGTGGATCTTGAAGCTCCTGGTAACATTAACGGTGTCCCGGTGCTAGAAGCGGATATGGAATTATTTGAAGAGAAGCCCTGGAGGAAACCGG GTGCGGATTTGTCCGACTACTTCAACTATGGCTTTAATGAAGACACATGGAAGGCTTACTGTGAGAAACAAAAGCGATTGCGCATGGGCCTGGAAGTCTCAACCATAGGCTTGGTGACGAGTAAAATTACT GTCCAACAAGGCAGGACAGGCAACGAAAAGGAGATATCAAATGTTTCTCTTCACACTTCCAAATCTGACTTCCCTTCAACGGCCAACCTGTACAAGTCTACCACCAGTCAAGTCCCCAG GATCTCTTCCTCTCAGTGGACTGGCCCGCCTGTCCCCGATATGTCCTATTATCC GAAGACGAGCGGTACCATAGATGTAATTGGTGGAGGGACAGCCACCATCAGCAGGGTCGAAGGGCGGCGCAGGCACAACCTTGAGGGCAATAACATCCAG GTGATCTCTGAACACTCCACATCTGACGGCGATCCCCCTACCACAAAGATGCCCACCTTCTTCCCCCCTGGACCACTGCCTCCAAACATCCCCCCGCCTCCTTTCCTGCCCCCACCACCCAACGTCAGCTCGGCACCCCCTCTCATCCCGCCGCCCC GATTGCCCATCACTGTTCCCCCCCCTGGGTTTCCTCCTCCACCTACTGGTCCACCGCCTTCAATTATTCCTACTATGGACAG CCATGGCGGAGGTTACGACGGACGCTCTCTCCCCCCGTATCCCTTCCCTCAAG GTGCATACCCTCCCCCCATGACTGGAGGTGTGCCTACTCCCTGGCCCCCGTTGATGGACAACTCCAAACCGTGGGACTACTATTCCCGTCGGGATGACAAGCGCGACAAGGACAGAGAGCGGCCCAGAGAGAGGACGCACGAGCGGGAACGAGAGCGAGAACGAGATCACAGCCCCGCAGTGATGGGCTACACAAG CGACGAGGAGCGCTATCGTTACCGCGAGTACCAGGAACGCGGTTACGCGGACCGCCATCGTGAGCGTGCGAGCCGCGAGAAGGAGGACCGACACCGAGAGAGGCGGCATCGGGAGAAAGACGAGGGACGGCACAAGTCATCTCGCAG cagcagcaggaggaggcATGACAGTGAAGAGGCCGACAGCCACCGGAGGCACAAACACAAGAAGAGCAAGAGGAGCAAGGAGGGCAAAGAGGCCAGCGAAGACATGGGAGGAGACCAAGAGAACCAGGAGGCCATGGAGTGA